In one window of Candidatus Omnitrophota bacterium DNA:
- a CDS encoding cation:proton antiporter, translating to MKNIGRNIIFYVIVISAFTVLLWFTLQQGRALETGRVLSAASEASSPAHLLSHLSRNLHHPFAMLILQVLCIMAMAKIFGFLMVKIGQPTVIGEILAGIILGPSLLGSLFPGFSAFLFASESLPRLQALSQIGLVLFMFIVGMELNVTVLKEKAPSAVVISHTSIVTAFLFGAGLAYVLYPDHAPPQVPFLHFALFMGIGMSIAAFAVLARIVREKNLNQTALGPVAITCAASDDITGWCLLALVIAIVSAGGVAGALATIALAAVYVAFMLFVVRPFLNRFSAIHDTEESVSKMVVAVIFGILLLSALLTETIGIYALFGSFIAGVIIPPQKAFRQILAEKIEDVSLVLLLPIFFVFTGLRTQVGLLNSPHLWGLCLLIIATAVTGKFLGSALAARFLGLKWRDSLILGALLNTRGLMELITLNIGYDLGILSPEIFTMMVLMALVTGCLTSPAISLIDFLFKTKEQAPEQSMPGFHALISFGSPRTGGRLLDLAHGLGLKNEKDSGITAIHISSNTDLSVIEAEQAEQEVFAPIREAAAELGMPLRVQFRLSDKVEEEIANSVEQGRFDMVLVGSSRPLFMDDKTGGRVRGLIESVDASVGVFIDKGAKKFQNLLMVFGPEKDAFLLKYGPRFLSGAKDVLLTCLDERKVLPPQAAYQTLLNDEKFKERVLRVETAADPKQFFGRHDLVVISYAYWKGLRKKQDAWLKNTPSVLIISR from the coding sequence ATGAAAAATATCGGACGAAACATCATTTTTTATGTGATCGTCATCAGCGCCTTCACGGTCCTGCTCTGGTTCACGCTCCAGCAGGGCAGGGCGCTGGAGACAGGGCGGGTCCTGTCCGCTGCGTCAGAGGCATCCTCGCCCGCCCATCTTCTCTCTCACCTGTCCCGGAATCTTCACCATCCGTTTGCCATGCTGATCCTGCAGGTGCTGTGCATCATGGCGATGGCCAAAATATTCGGCTTTCTCATGGTCAAGATCGGCCAGCCGACCGTGATCGGAGAGATCCTGGCCGGGATCATCCTGGGCCCGTCTTTGCTGGGTTCCTTGTTTCCCGGATTTTCCGCGTTCCTTTTCGCTTCGGAGTCACTGCCCCGCCTGCAGGCCCTCAGCCAGATCGGGCTGGTCCTGTTCATGTTCATCGTCGGCATGGAGCTGAACGTCACCGTGCTCAAGGAAAAGGCCCCGTCCGCCGTTGTCATCAGCCACACCAGCATTGTCACGGCGTTCTTGTTCGGGGCGGGGCTGGCCTATGTTTTGTACCCTGATCACGCGCCGCCCCAGGTCCCGTTCCTGCATTTCGCTTTGTTCATGGGCATCGGGATGAGCATCGCGGCCTTCGCGGTGCTGGCGAGGATCGTGCGCGAGAAGAATTTGAATCAAACCGCTTTGGGGCCGGTCGCCATCACCTGCGCCGCTTCCGACGACATCACCGGGTGGTGTCTGCTGGCCCTTGTGATCGCCATTGTCAGCGCCGGAGGCGTGGCCGGAGCCCTGGCCACCATCGCGCTGGCCGCGGTCTATGTGGCGTTCATGCTTTTTGTTGTCCGGCCTTTCCTGAACCGCTTCTCCGCGATCCACGACACGGAGGAGAGCGTCAGCAAAATGGTCGTGGCCGTGATCTTCGGCATCCTGCTGTTGTCCGCGCTTTTGACCGAGACCATCGGCATCTACGCGCTGTTCGGGTCCTTCATCGCGGGCGTCATCATCCCGCCCCAGAAGGCCTTCCGCCAGATCCTCGCCGAGAAGATCGAGGACGTCAGCCTGGTCCTGCTGCTGCCGATCTTTTTTGTCTTCACCGGATTGCGCACGCAGGTCGGCCTCTTGAATTCGCCGCATCTCTGGGGCCTGTGCCTGCTCATCATCGCGACGGCCGTCACCGGGAAATTCCTGGGAAGCGCTTTGGCCGCCAGGTTCCTGGGGCTCAAATGGCGGGACAGCCTGATCCTCGGCGCCCTGCTGAACACCCGGGGGCTGATGGAATTGATCACGCTCAACATCGGCTACGATCTCGGGATCCTGTCCCCGGAAATTTTCACCATGATGGTCCTGATGGCGCTGGTGACCGGGTGCCTGACCTCGCCGGCGATCTCCCTGATCGATTTCCTTTTCAAGACCAAGGAACAGGCCCCTGAACAGTCCATGCCGGGATTCCACGCCCTGATCTCGTTCGGCTCGCCGCGCACCGGCGGCCGCCTGCTGGATCTCGCGCACGGCCTGGGCCTCAAGAACGAAAAAGACTCGGGCATCACGGCCATCCATATTTCTTCCAATACAGACCTTTCCGTCATTGAAGCCGAGCAGGCGGAGCAGGAGGTGTTCGCGCCCATCCGTGAAGCCGCCGCCGAGCTCGGCATGCCCCTGCGGGTCCAGTTCCGGCTTTCCGATAAAGTGGAAGAGGAGATCGCCAACAGCGTGGAGCAGGGCCGTTTTGACATGGTGCTGGTCGGCAGTTCGCGGCCGCTGTTCATGGACGACAAGACCGGAGGCCGCGTGAGAGGGCTGATCGAGTCCGTTGACGCGAGCGTCGGGGTCTTTATCGACAAGGGGGCCAAAAAATTCCAGAACCTTCTGATGGTCTTCGGTCCGGAGAAAGACGCCTTTCTGTTGAAATACGGCCCGCGGTTTCTGTCCGGCGCGAAAGACGTTCTCCTGACCTGCCTTGACGAGCGCAAGGTCCTTCCGCCCCAGGCCGCATACCAGACCCTGCTCAACGACGAGAAGTTCAAAGAGAGGGTCCTGCGCGTCGAGACCGCCGCCGACCCCAAACAGTTTTTCGGCCGGCATGACCTTGTCGTGATCAGCTACGCGTATTGGAAGGGCCTGCGAAAAAAGCAGGACGCCTGGCTTAAAAACACGCCGTCCGTGCTGATCATCAGCCGTTAA
- a CDS encoding glycosyltransferase family 2 protein, whose translation MPPERTVDPARVDISVIIPVFNEEPNIPELFKRLAGALKPTGCSFEIIFVDDGSTDRSFEILSGLCRDNPGQLRIIRFSRNFGHQIAITAGFKYARGRAAVVTDADLQDPPEVIRDFIAKWKEGYELVYGVRTEREGETFFKKFTAGLFYRLIRKMTSIDIPANAGDFYLMDRKVLNAFNSLNERHRFNRGLLAWLGFKRAAVEYERKARFSGTTKYPFWKMVKFAMDAVVSFSFSPLRFVFGLGVFFSLFAFAMILFIIYLKLFTQTTIQGWSSLMAMILLIGGIQLLAVGLIGEYLARIGDDTKSRPLYVVSEVLE comes from the coding sequence ATGCCTCCCGAAAGAACCGTTGACCCCGCAAGGGTTGACATCTCCGTCATCATCCCGGTCTTTAACGAAGAGCCCAACATCCCGGAGCTCTTCAAACGGCTCGCCGGGGCGCTCAAGCCCACGGGCTGTTCCTTTGAGATCATTTTTGTGGACGACGGCAGCACGGACCGCTCCTTTGAGATCCTGAGCGGCCTCTGCAGGGACAATCCCGGCCAGTTGCGGATCATCCGGTTTTCCCGCAATTTCGGCCACCAGATCGCCATCACCGCCGGGTTCAAGTACGCGCGCGGCCGCGCCGCGGTCGTCACCGACGCGGACCTGCAGGACCCGCCGGAGGTCATCCGGGATTTCATCGCCAAATGGAAAGAGGGCTACGAGCTCGTCTACGGCGTGCGCACGGAGCGGGAAGGCGAAACATTCTTTAAAAAATTCACGGCCGGCCTTTTTTACCGTCTGATCCGCAAAATGACCAGCATCGACATCCCGGCCAACGCCGGGGATTTCTACCTGATGGACCGGAAGGTCCTGAACGCCTTCAATTCCCTCAACGAGCGCCACCGCTTCAACAGAGGGCTCCTGGCCTGGCTCGGGTTCAAACGCGCCGCCGTGGAATATGAACGCAAGGCCCGGTTCTCCGGCACGACGAAATACCCGTTCTGGAAGATGGTCAAGTTCGCCATGGACGCCGTTGTCTCTTTCTCGTTCTCTCCCCTACGATTTGTGTTCGGGCTGGGGGTGTTCTTTTCGCTGTTCGCCTTCGCGATGATCCTGTTCATCATCTATCTGAAGCTGTTCACCCAGACCACCATCCAGGGCTGGTCGTCTTTGATGGCCATGATCCTCCTGATCGGAGGGATCCAGCTTTTGGCTGTCGGGCTCATCGGAGAGTATCTGGCCCGGATCGGCGACGACACCAAGTCGCGTCCTTTGTACGTGGTCAGCGAGGTCCTGGAATGA
- a CDS encoding potassium/proton antiporter, with amino-acid sequence MPFQFPAIEIFLLIASVLLLLSVASSKVSDRFGIPSLLLFLLVGMLAGSEGIGGIHFNDPWLAKSLGVVALIFILFAGGIETKFRDIRPILWEGVVLSTAGVLVTAVLVSAFAMAVLKFSLWEGFLLGAIISSTDAATVLTILRSKNVSLRGKLRPLLELESGSNDPMAVFLTLAAIRFLTIENVSFADLALAFVLDMSVGLLMGFAMSRVILFVINRLQLDYEGLYPVLTIALVVLTYALTTVLKGNGFLAVYVSALILSNSEFLHKKAIIQFHEGLAWMMQIVMFLALGLLVFPSRIIPVIGVGLLISVFLMAVARPLSVFLCLAFSRLQINEKAMLSWVGLRGAVPIILATFPLIEKIPQADTIFNIVFFTVLTSILLQGTSIPAVSRWLKVDAPFVNKRIYPIEIDSSTSGIDANLEDVIVPFESDVIGKRLFQVGVPENCLVVLICRDEKFLIPNGKTELQGGDVLLTLGNKEDISALQKALARLPSDDE; translated from the coding sequence ATGCCATTCCAGTTCCCTGCCATAGAAATCTTCCTTTTGATCGCGTCGGTCCTGCTTTTGCTGAGCGTGGCCTCCAGCAAGGTGTCCGACCGGTTCGGGATCCCGTCTCTGCTGTTGTTCCTGCTCGTCGGCATGCTCGCGGGCTCAGAGGGGATCGGCGGGATCCACTTCAATGACCCCTGGCTGGCCAAGTCCCTGGGCGTGGTCGCGCTGATCTTCATCCTGTTCGCGGGCGGCATCGAGACAAAATTCCGCGACATCCGGCCCATCCTCTGGGAAGGCGTGGTCCTGTCCACCGCCGGCGTTCTGGTGACGGCGGTCCTCGTGAGCGCCTTCGCGATGGCGGTCCTGAAATTCTCGCTCTGGGAGGGCTTCCTCCTGGGCGCGATCATTTCCTCGACGGACGCCGCCACCGTGCTGACCATCCTGCGTTCCAAAAACGTCAGTCTGCGCGGGAAACTGAGGCCCCTGCTGGAGCTGGAATCCGGCAGCAACGATCCCATGGCGGTTTTCCTCACCCTGGCCGCCATCCGTTTCCTGACGATTGAAAACGTCTCTTTCGCGGACCTGGCCCTGGCCTTTGTCCTGGACATGAGCGTCGGCCTGCTGATGGGGTTTGCCATGAGCCGGGTGATCCTGTTCGTCATCAACCGCCTGCAATTGGACTACGAAGGCCTGTATCCTGTCCTGACCATCGCGCTGGTCGTCCTGACCTATGCCCTGACCACCGTGCTCAAGGGCAACGGCTTTCTCGCGGTTTATGTGAGCGCCCTGATTTTGAGCAACTCGGAATTTCTCCATAAAAAAGCCATCATCCAGTTCCACGAAGGACTGGCCTGGATGATGCAGATCGTCATGTTCCTGGCCCTGGGCCTGCTGGTGTTTCCGTCGAGAATCATCCCGGTGATCGGGGTGGGCCTACTCATCTCCGTGTTCCTGATGGCCGTGGCCCGGCCTTTGAGCGTTTTCCTCTGCCTCGCCTTCAGCCGCCTGCAGATCAATGAAAAAGCCATGCTGTCCTGGGTCGGGTTGAGGGGAGCGGTGCCCATCATCCTGGCCACGTTCCCTTTGATCGAGAAGATCCCCCAGGCCGACACGATCTTCAACATCGTTTTCTTCACCGTCCTCACGTCCATTCTCCTGCAGGGCACGTCCATCCCGGCGGTGTCCCGCTGGCTGAAAGTGGACGCGCCTTTTGTGAATAAACGGATCTACCCCATCGAAATCGATTCCTCCACCAGCGGGATCGACGCGAACCTGGAAGATGTCATTGTCCCGTTTGAGTCCGATGTCATCGGCAAGCGGCTGTTCCAGGTGGGCGTCCCGGAGAACTGCCTTGTCGTCCTGATCTGCCGCGACGAAAAGTTTCTGATCCCCAACGGAAAGACCGAATTGCAGGGAGGCGACGTCCTGTTGACCCTCGGCAACAAAGAGGACATCTCCGCCCTGCAGAAAGCCCTGGCGCGCCTGCCGTCCGATGATGAGTAA
- a CDS encoding NAD(P)-dependent alcohol dehydrogenase → MQINCYAAFTPGGMLKPYTYETKPLGDWEVLIKVTHCGICHSDVHLINGDWGTDIYPLVPGHEAVGLVESVGRNVKHLKEGQRVGVGWQSGSCMKCEWCKSGEENLCSKNQATCVGHNGGFGEYLATDSRFAFPIPDGLASENAAPLLCGGATVYSPLKRWGAGKGVKVGVIGIGGLGHLALQFARAFGCEVTAFSSTPSKMQEATGFGARKFVFTKDTKSMTQAAGTLDLLVSTINAPADWDKYMKLLRPNGKLLMLGAVPEPVSVSAMSLIVGQKAVIGSCIGGRPAISEMLAFAARHKVQAKTEVMPIVKVNEAVKKVKENKARYRMVLATSTS, encoded by the coding sequence ATGCAAATCAATTGCTACGCGGCATTCACCCCGGGCGGCATGCTCAAGCCGTACACCTACGAGACCAAGCCCCTGGGAGATTGGGAAGTCCTCATCAAGGTCACCCATTGCGGCATCTGCCACAGCGACGTGCATCTGATCAACGGCGACTGGGGCACGGACATCTACCCGCTTGTGCCGGGGCATGAAGCCGTCGGCCTGGTGGAATCCGTGGGCCGGAACGTCAAGCATTTGAAAGAAGGCCAGCGGGTCGGCGTGGGCTGGCAATCCGGCAGTTGTATGAAATGCGAGTGGTGCAAAAGCGGCGAAGAGAATTTGTGCTCCAAAAACCAGGCCACCTGCGTCGGGCACAACGGCGGGTTCGGTGAATATTTAGCCACGGACAGCCGTTTCGCGTTCCCCATTCCCGACGGCCTGGCCTCGGAGAACGCGGCGCCTTTATTGTGCGGAGGCGCCACCGTGTATTCCCCGCTCAAGCGCTGGGGCGCGGGCAAGGGCGTGAAGGTCGGCGTGATCGGCATCGGCGGGCTGGGGCATCTGGCCCTGCAGTTCGCGCGCGCCTTCGGGTGCGAAGTCACCGCGTTCTCCAGCACCCCGTCCAAGATGCAGGAAGCCACCGGCTTCGGCGCGCGGAAATTCGTCTTCACCAAGGACACCAAGTCCATGACCCAGGCCGCCGGCACGCTCGACCTGCTGGTGTCCACCATCAACGCGCCGGCGGATTGGGATAAATACATGAAACTCCTTCGGCCCAACGGCAAGCTGTTGATGCTCGGCGCTGTTCCCGAACCTGTTTCGGTTTCCGCCATGTCGCTGATCGTCGGGCAGAAGGCCGTGATCGGCAGTTGTATCGGGGGCAGGCCCGCAATCTCCGAGATGCTGGCCTTCGCCGCCAGGCACAAAGTCCAGGCCAAGACCGAGGTCATGCCCATCGTCAAGGTCAATGAAGCCGTCAAAAAAGTCAAAGAGAACAAAGCCCGCTACCGTATGGTCCTGGCCACTTCAACCTCGTAG
- the nqrE gene encoding NADH:ubiquinone reductase (Na(+)-transporting) subunit E has product MEHYLNLAIKSIFVENILLAYFLGMCSFLACSKKVDTAMGLGVAVIFVLTITTPASWAVKTYLLKKDALAWAGITGVDLSFLSFICYIAVIAAMVQIVEMVIGRVSPSLYGSLGIFLPLIAVNCAILGSALFMDQRNYKFGEALVFGFGSGVGWALAIVSMAAIRKKLYYSNIPAPLRGLGITMLLTGLMAMGFMAFAGIRL; this is encoded by the coding sequence GTGGAGCACTACCTCAATCTTGCCATCAAGAGCATCTTTGTCGAGAACATCCTGCTGGCCTATTTTCTCGGGATGTGTTCCTTCCTGGCCTGTTCCAAAAAAGTCGACACCGCCATGGGCCTGGGGGTCGCCGTTATCTTCGTCCTCACCATCACCACCCCGGCGAGCTGGGCGGTGAAGACCTACCTTTTGAAAAAAGACGCGCTGGCCTGGGCCGGAATCACCGGCGTGGACCTGAGCTTTCTGAGTTTCATCTGCTACATCGCGGTGATCGCGGCGATGGTCCAGATCGTGGAAATGGTCATCGGGCGCGTGAGCCCGTCCTTGTACGGCTCCCTGGGGATCTTCCTGCCGCTCATCGCCGTCAACTGCGCCATCCTCGGCTCGGCCCTGTTCATGGACCAGCGGAATTACAAGTTCGGGGAAGCGCTCGTGTTCGGGTTCGGCTCCGGCGTGGGCTGGGCGCTGGCGATCGTGTCCATGGCCGCCATCCGCAAGAAGTTGTATTATTCCAACATTCCGGCGCCCCTGCGCGGCCTGGGCATCACCATGCTTTTGACCGGCCTCATGGCCATGGGCTTCATGGCCTTTGCCGGGATCCGCTTGTGA
- a CDS encoding class I SAM-dependent methyltransferase: MTLTAGALSTSADVKERWGGILEQPWISRAHRHFLDGFEIPWVKKNLRPFHFESLLDVCCGLGEYHALDPKVYVGLDNSGKHIAFGAGHYRGAQFIHGDAGRLPFRDRAFDAVLLACATHHFTEDMLVLLLNEIQRVSRRYIIIDDAVLFEGQSRASRLFYSLDRGTMFRTVAELERILSRIGGNRKVLQTQHMTFPGIYRHALFVLERTDG; encoded by the coding sequence ATGACCCTCACGGCCGGCGCCCTTTCGACATCGGCGGACGTCAAGGAACGCTGGGGCGGGATCCTGGAACAGCCCTGGATCTCGCGGGCCCACCGGCATTTTCTGGACGGGTTCGAGATCCCGTGGGTCAAAAAAAACCTGCGGCCGTTCCATTTTGAAAGCCTTCTGGACGTTTGCTGCGGCCTGGGCGAATACCACGCCCTCGACCCCAAGGTTTACGTCGGGCTGGACAACAGCGGCAAACACATCGCCTTCGGCGCGGGCCATTACCGCGGGGCCCAGTTCATCCACGGGGACGCGGGCCGCCTGCCGTTCAGAGACCGGGCGTTCGACGCCGTGCTGCTGGCCTGCGCGACGCACCATTTTACCGAGGACATGCTGGTCCTCCTGCTGAACGAGATCCAGCGGGTCAGCCGCCGCTACATCATCATCGATGACGCTGTTCTGTTCGAGGGACAGAGCCGGGCCAGCCGCCTGTTCTACAGTTTGGACCGCGGCACGATGTTCCGGACCGTTGCCGAACTGGAGAGGATCCTTTCGAGGATCGGCGGAAACCGCAAGGTCCTGCAGACACAGCACATGACCTTCCCGGGGATATACCGCCACGCGCTGTTCGTCCTGGAGAGAACCGATGGATAA
- a CDS encoding cation:proton antiporter, with product MFLIFAYSALLLAGIVISQTADLSAVHVLLEIATTFCLAYIMLEVGLEFTINKSRWKSYISDFGIAMTAAVFPWVLCAVYLLGVLQLSAKEAVLVGLAAAPTSAGVLFAMLSAVGLGATWLFQKARILAIFDDLGTILLIIPLQILLVGFKPELVVVVILSVGLLAAAYRWLNCVPGPTSQPWMLVYSGILVTMLIWLEHTTHIHLEILIPSFALGCLLQSPHMAKLYPLHEETHLEPDRGGARVLDRGIKGAFMLLVGCSLPKIELGEMSWGVVAVHVLLLTVLSNLGKCFPIFCYRNEVPLRQRLALSIAMFPRGEVGAGVLLIALSYGFGGWAASLAALSLALNLLLTGVFIYIVIRLIAPAKT from the coding sequence ATGTTCTTGATTTTCGCTTATAGCGCGCTTTTGCTCGCAGGGATCGTGATCTCGCAGACCGCGGACCTTTCAGCCGTCCATGTCCTGCTGGAAATAGCGACGACGTTCTGCCTGGCCTACATCATGCTGGAGGTCGGGCTGGAGTTCACGATCAATAAAAGCCGCTGGAAATCCTACATCAGCGATTTCGGCATTGCCATGACCGCGGCTGTCTTTCCGTGGGTCCTCTGCGCGGTCTATCTGCTCGGGGTTCTGCAGTTGAGCGCCAAAGAAGCGGTCCTCGTCGGCCTTGCCGCGGCCCCGACCTCCGCCGGCGTTCTGTTCGCGATGCTCTCGGCCGTCGGCCTGGGCGCGACGTGGCTGTTCCAGAAGGCGCGCATCCTCGCGATCTTCGACGACCTGGGCACGATCCTCCTGATCATCCCGCTTCAGATCCTGCTGGTCGGTTTCAAACCCGAGTTGGTCGTCGTCGTGATCCTGTCGGTCGGCCTGCTCGCCGCCGCGTACCGCTGGCTGAACTGCGTGCCGGGGCCGACGAGCCAGCCGTGGATGCTCGTGTACAGCGGCATCCTGGTGACGATGCTGATTTGGCTGGAGCACACCACGCACATCCATCTGGAGATCCTCATCCCGTCTTTCGCCCTGGGCTGTCTCCTGCAAAGCCCGCACATGGCGAAATTATACCCCCTGCACGAGGAAACTCATCTGGAGCCGGACCGCGGAGGAGCCCGGGTGCTCGACCGCGGGATCAAAGGCGCGTTCATGCTTCTGGTCGGTTGTTCTCTTCCCAAAATCGAGCTGGGAGAGATGAGTTGGGGCGTGGTGGCGGTCCATGTCCTTTTGCTGACGGTCTTGTCCAATCTGGGAAAATGCTTCCCGATATTCTGTTACCGCAACGAAGTCCCCCTGCGCCAGCGCCTGGCCTTGAGCATCGCCATGTTCCCCCGGGGGGAGGTCGGCGCCGGAGTCCTGCTGATCGCGCTTTCCTACGGGTTCGGCGGCTGGGCCGCGAGTCTGGCGGCGCTGAGTCTGGCCCTGAATTTGCTGTTGACCGGCGTGTTCATTTATATTGTCATCCGTCTGATCGCCCCTGCCAAAACCTGA
- a CDS encoding YfhO family protein — MTPQKNPTFKFDLWLITAMSFLLGAALWIYSDLPPYGSVANELSNHAWGLIADIAHKWRTGDFSFWDRGIGGGTSLYTSGYYPLFHPTNILAWVLDNDRFFLLKIIEPYVIGFFFTALVLRDVFRLGWPYVIFGGLYYLGFGISRFSTITDSPCFLWGCGLFPAMVYAFIKLEKRGPYVQSAVTAALVALQFFGEGATQLLQMILWWLVFFTVKAWVSPDERPLSSRVKTWLGSCAVFVLLTFGLTMVQFLPTYLFVVTESARRPGQYPVNNFPLWGEGDKGSLGGYFASAVMSPGGASMRGILALVIVSIGMFFLRDPKRRAETSLSRFPAHAAIACAAFFTLPTIAGVLVRAVPALAILFKPLTMFTFAYVSHTIDFAIMLGICLMIGNEKTLLFNPRDPLPRRIAAGLVIALAVTVVMAPFVLSAAGMTLPGILKDYSPGKAKSAFVVFMLTVLAVSQITLRTQHPILRPAAAACLVFLGFMTTVTAYHWNNKGKQTHPQEYHMATPEYAYYRSAAGRYYLPYENMFGVAHNFNLLYGVHGTDGFLQLPKKRLNQFIAGYHNGLLRSQTFWWIPKYYVLTPSSGLAARLSADFTTVEKGKPLDWEGFSKKIDGERFDVWARDAALPPVRFSDRVRVADFSEIIENFDKSPGGEILVDINDAGPFSAAESRFAPLSESMPSVSGFSRESGDRLNFRASAKSAVAVVVPEMFQSGWQARINGKAADLFPADYLFIGFRLPAGEFDVTLRYVPPGLRWGTVLTLISLGACLLVLLRHRFSLQKGTIHASRKNR; from the coding sequence ATGACACCACAGAAAAATCCTACGTTCAAATTCGACCTTTGGCTCATCACGGCCATGAGTTTCCTGCTGGGGGCGGCGCTCTGGATCTATTCGGACCTCCCTCCGTACGGCAGCGTGGCCAATGAATTGAGCAATCACGCCTGGGGGCTGATCGCCGACATCGCCCACAAGTGGAGGACCGGCGACTTCAGTTTCTGGGACAGGGGCATCGGCGGCGGCACCAGCCTGTACACGTCCGGCTATTATCCCCTCTTTCACCCGACGAACATCCTGGCCTGGGTCCTGGACAACGACCGCTTCTTTCTTCTCAAGATCATCGAGCCCTACGTCATCGGCTTTTTCTTCACCGCCCTGGTCCTGCGCGATGTCTTCCGGCTGGGGTGGCCGTATGTGATCTTCGGCGGACTGTATTACCTGGGGTTCGGGATTTCCCGGTTTTCCACCATCACCGATTCCCCGTGCTTTTTGTGGGGCTGCGGCCTGTTCCCGGCCATGGTCTACGCGTTCATCAAACTGGAAAAACGCGGGCCGTATGTCCAGTCCGCCGTGACCGCGGCGCTGGTCGCCCTGCAATTTTTCGGTGAAGGCGCGACACAGCTCCTGCAGATGATTCTGTGGTGGCTGGTGTTTTTCACCGTGAAGGCCTGGGTCTCCCCGGACGAACGGCCGTTGTCGTCCCGGGTCAAGACATGGCTCGGGTCCTGCGCTGTCTTTGTTCTGCTGACCTTCGGGCTCACCATGGTCCAGTTTTTGCCGACGTATTTGTTCGTGGTCACAGAGTCCGCCCGCAGGCCCGGGCAGTATCCGGTCAACAATTTCCCCCTGTGGGGGGAAGGCGACAAGGGCTCCCTCGGGGGATACTTCGCTTCGGCGGTGATGAGTCCGGGCGGGGCGAGTATGCGTGGGATACTGGCGCTGGTGATCGTCTCCATCGGCATGTTTTTTCTGCGGGACCCCAAACGCCGCGCCGAGACGTCCCTTTCCCGCTTTCCCGCCCACGCCGCCATCGCGTGCGCCGCGTTTTTCACTCTGCCGACCATCGCCGGGGTCTTGGTCCGGGCGGTCCCGGCCCTGGCCATCCTGTTCAAGCCGCTGACCATGTTCACCTTCGCCTACGTCTCGCATACGATTGATTTCGCGATCATGCTGGGGATCTGCCTCATGATCGGCAACGAGAAGACCCTGCTGTTCAATCCGCGGGACCCCCTTCCCCGGCGGATCGCGGCCGGGCTTGTCATCGCGCTTGCGGTAACGGTTGTCATGGCGCCCTTTGTCCTCAGCGCCGCGGGGATGACCCTTCCGGGGATATTAAAAGATTACTCGCCGGGCAAGGCGAAATCGGCTTTTGTGGTTTTCATGCTCACCGTTCTCGCGGTCTCGCAGATCACCCTGCGCACACAGCATCCCATTTTGCGGCCGGCGGCAGCGGCGTGCCTGGTCTTCCTGGGCTTCATGACCACGGTCACCGCTTACCACTGGAACAACAAAGGCAAACAGACGCATCCGCAGGAATACCACATGGCCACGCCGGAATACGCCTACTACCGGTCGGCGGCGGGCCGGTATTATCTGCCGTATGAAAACATGTTCGGCGTCGCCCACAATTTCAACCTTTTATACGGCGTGCACGGGACCGACGGCTTTCTCCAGCTTCCCAAAAAACGGCTCAACCAGTTCATCGCCGGCTACCATAACGGCCTTTTGAGATCGCAGACATTCTGGTGGATCCCGAAATATTACGTCCTCACACCGTCGTCGGGGCTCGCCGCGCGCCTTTCCGCGGATTTCACGACCGTTGAAAAAGGGAAACCTCTGGACTGGGAAGGGTTCTCGAAAAAAATCGACGGCGAACGGTTCGACGTCTGGGCCAGGGACGCGGCCCTGCCGCCGGTGCGATTCTCCGACCGTGTCCGCGTGGCGGATTTTTCCGAGATCATCGAGAACTTCGACAAGTCCCCTGGCGGCGAGATCCTGGTGGACATCAACGACGCCGGGCCGTTCTCCGCCGCGGAGAGCCGGTTCGCCCCCTTGTCAGAATCCATGCCTTCGGTCAGCGGCTTCTCGCGCGAAAGCGGAGACCGCCTGAACTTCCGCGCCTCGGCGAAAAGCGCTGTCGCGGTCGTGGTTCCGGAAATGTTCCAAAGCGGCTGGCAGGCCAGGATCAATGGTAAAGCCGCCGATCTCTTCCCGGCCGACTATCTGTTTATCGGCTTCCGCCTGCCGGCGGGAGAATTCGATGTGACCCTGCGCTACGTGCCGCCCGGCTTGCGGTGGGGAACGGTCCTCACGCTGATCAGCCTGGGCGCCTGTCTGCTGGTCCTGCTCCGCCACCGGTTTTCGTTACAGAAAGGAACGATCCATGCCTCCCGAAAGAACCGTTGA